The Methanocella arvoryzae MRE50 genome includes a region encoding these proteins:
- a CDS encoding DUF169 domain-containing protein, giving the protein MSTYEELSSKLKSILALKGSPVAVKLVRSKEEVPAGIVELGEKVRHCEMVQKARAGEVFYAPKEKHACAGGASALGLMETPANIRSGDFYFSLGRFSTKNAAKRTVDEVPRLDEQYYATVYAPLEKAAFQPDAIVIIGNPKQLLRIAQANIYGSGGRNFIDFSGIQSVCSDAVAEPILTGEICASFGCNGSRKNAKIEDDELIAGIPVEKLESTVAALEKVAVAK; this is encoded by the coding sequence ATGAGTACTTACGAGGAACTCTCATCTAAGCTCAAGTCTATCCTGGCCCTGAAGGGCTCGCCTGTTGCTGTCAAGCTGGTACGCTCTAAGGAAGAGGTTCCGGCTGGCATTGTGGAGCTGGGCGAGAAGGTGAGGCACTGTGAGATGGTGCAAAAGGCCCGGGCGGGCGAGGTGTTTTACGCCCCGAAGGAGAAGCACGCCTGTGCCGGGGGCGCCAGTGCGCTGGGCCTTATGGAGACTCCGGCCAACATCCGGAGTGGTGATTTCTACTTCAGCCTTGGCAGGTTCAGCACGAAGAATGCGGCGAAGCGGACGGTCGATGAGGTGCCACGGCTCGACGAGCAGTATTATGCCACTGTATACGCGCCGCTGGAGAAGGCGGCTTTTCAGCCTGACGCCATCGTCATCATCGGCAATCCGAAGCAGCTCCTCCGCATTGCGCAGGCGAACATCTACGGCAGCGGCGGCAGGAATTTCATCGACTTTTCGGGCATCCAGTCCGTGTGCTCTGACGCAGTCGCCGAGCCCATCCTGACCGGGGAGATTTGCGCTTCCTTCGGGTGTAACGGCTCCCGGAAGAACGCGAAGATCGAGGATGACGAGCTTATCGCTGGCATCCCTGTGGAGAAGCTTGAGTCCACTGTTGCGGCGCTGGAAAAAGTAGCAGTCGCGAAATAA
- a CDS encoding PAS domain-containing sensor histidine kinase has translation MRDLSELGSFAAEAIKNDTVSFIAWQRDGSIITVNPPFYELTGQSQEQVEKELWPGKFTTQESKAHILAGMDDQDLGREARKQEVSIVRADGTLLPVELIINRYQPAGGPVPIYYAFITEIVERKRSIRELAEKEELFRALSETALAAVLLVQNNRVIYANPEAMEMVGYSSDDLKNIYYWDLIHPDFKDEIIKYGDLLLHGKSLPARFEIKFVRKDGEERWCDVSVGPVVYKGKMSGVITALDITERKKSDLALKESEEKFRVLSELSPMAIFMYQGTKLIYANLTATMFTGYSREEIVQKDFWEMVHPKYKDMVRQYGLARQRGEPVPAEYEIEYITKDGELRWAQFTAGQIEYLGKPAGIVTAIDTTERKHYEIALADAKAQAELYVDLMGHDINNMNQASLGFLEMATDKLLATGYLSEEDLQLITNAVDSLKSSSSLIDSVRKLQKEKRGGLAPVVIDVTRILGDVKSQFSAVPGRNININYSAQSHCKVRANELVRDVFVNLVGNAIKHSSGDLTINIFVKSVAEQGQLFCRIDIDDTGPGISDERKQAIFQRSVRDQSKLTGKGLGLYLVRTLVDDYKGRIWVEDRVPGDYSKGARFVVLLPAVADSATNN, from the coding sequence ATGCGTGACCTGTCTGAACTAGGTTCATTCGCTGCAGAAGCGATTAAGAACGATACGGTGTCTTTTATTGCGTGGCAGAGGGACGGGTCTATCATCACTGTTAATCCTCCGTTCTATGAGCTGACCGGGCAATCGCAGGAGCAGGTCGAGAAAGAGCTGTGGCCTGGCAAGTTTACGACGCAAGAGTCCAAAGCTCATATCCTTGCCGGGATGGATGATCAGGACCTGGGACGGGAAGCGCGTAAGCAGGAAGTTTCAATTGTCCGGGCAGATGGAACCTTACTGCCTGTGGAGCTGATCATAAACCGGTATCAACCCGCCGGGGGCCCGGTCCCCATCTACTACGCCTTCATCACGGAAATCGTCGAGCGCAAGAGGAGTATTCGAGAGCTGGCAGAAAAGGAAGAGCTCTTCAGGGCTCTTTCAGAAACTGCCCTGGCTGCCGTTTTGCTGGTCCAGAACAACAGGGTAATTTATGCCAACCCGGAAGCGATGGAGATGGTCGGGTATAGCTCTGATGATCTTAAGAATATTTATTACTGGGACCTGATCCACCCGGATTTCAAAGACGAGATCATAAAATATGGGGATTTGCTACTGCATGGTAAAAGCCTCCCTGCCAGGTTCGAGATCAAGTTCGTCCGGAAGGACGGGGAAGAGCGGTGGTGTGATGTCAGCGTGGGGCCTGTTGTCTATAAGGGGAAAATGTCTGGCGTGATCACGGCCCTGGATATCACGGAACGTAAGAAGTCCGATCTGGCGCTGAAGGAGAGCGAGGAGAAGTTCCGGGTGCTGTCGGAGCTGTCGCCCATGGCGATCTTCATGTATCAGGGCACAAAGCTCATCTATGCTAACCTGACTGCGACGATGTTTACAGGTTACAGCCGCGAGGAAATTGTCCAGAAGGATTTCTGGGAGATGGTGCACCCTAAGTATAAGGATATGGTCAGGCAGTACGGCCTGGCGAGGCAGAGGGGAGAGCCGGTCCCGGCAGAGTATGAGATTGAGTACATCACCAAAGACGGGGAGCTACGGTGGGCTCAGTTTACGGCCGGCCAAATCGAGTACCTGGGCAAGCCTGCAGGTATTGTGACAGCTATAGATACGACGGAGCGAAAGCATTATGAGATCGCTCTGGCCGACGCTAAAGCTCAGGCAGAGCTGTACGTGGATCTGATGGGCCACGATATCAACAACATGAACCAGGCTTCGCTGGGGTTTCTGGAAATGGCCACAGACAAGCTTCTTGCGACAGGGTATTTGTCCGAGGAGGATTTGCAGTTGATCACTAATGCGGTCGATTCGCTGAAAAGCAGCTCCAGCCTGATCGACAGCGTTCGCAAGCTCCAGAAAGAAAAGCGCGGAGGCCTCGCGCCAGTTGTGATCGATGTAACCCGGATACTCGGAGATGTCAAAAGCCAGTTTTCGGCTGTGCCAGGGCGTAATATAAACATCAACTATTCGGCTCAATCCCACTGTAAAGTTCGGGCTAACGAGCTAGTCAGAGACGTATTCGTTAATCTCGTGGGTAATGCGATCAAGCATTCCAGCGGTGATCTAACGATCAATATTTTCGTGAAATCTGTAGCTGAGCAGGGGCAATTGTTCTGCCGGATCGATATAGATGATACCGGACCTGGCATTTCGGACGAGCGGAAGCAGGCTATCTTTCAACGCTCGGTCAGGGATCAGTCGAAGCTGACGGGGAAAGGCCTCGGGCTATACCTGGTGAGGACCCTCGTCGACGACTATAAGGGCAGGATATGGGTGGAGGACAGGGTGCCGGGCGATTATTCGAAGGGTGCCAGGTTCGTGGTGCTGTTGCCTGCAGTGGCGGATAGTGCGACGAATAATTAA
- a CDS encoding sugar phosphate isomerase/epimerase family protein yields MPEVLLQLRPGGRFKDYIRAFDIAERSGFDGVEIESRAMGSDPERMNLLALEHGLPIKSVIAQDPLSYYLLDNTSDYEVIEEVDPEIVVFKTPSASVLSWPLRKIFSEQVRRYVEKLGKQKIAIENTYKTAVLSKPIFNIKGLRDFVYEHDLSVNFDVSDCAASGMDILLSCDMLIPRIKNVHFSDYGGQASRGHIFPGFGLLPLGMFLSRLREYKYKGPITLEVDPRDMPYDSEDHITLYNEIIGFIKSYF; encoded by the coding sequence ATGCCCGAAGTACTCTTACAGCTGCGGCCCGGAGGAAGGTTCAAGGACTATATCAGAGCCTTCGACATAGCCGAGCGGTCAGGCTTCGATGGCGTTGAAATTGAATCACGTGCCATGGGTTCAGACCCTGAACGCATGAACCTTCTTGCTCTCGAGCACGGCCTGCCCATAAAGAGTGTCATAGCGCAGGATCCGCTTAGCTATTACCTATTAGATAATACTTCAGACTATGAGGTAATAGAAGAAGTCGACCCGGAAATCGTTGTATTCAAAACGCCCAGCGCATCAGTGCTCAGCTGGCCATTGAGAAAAATTTTCTCCGAACAGGTCCGCAGATACGTCGAGAAGCTGGGTAAACAAAAAATAGCTATAGAGAATACGTATAAAACCGCCGTGTTGAGTAAGCCGATCTTTAATATAAAAGGACTAAGAGACTTCGTATACGAGCACGACCTCTCTGTCAACTTCGACGTCTCCGACTGCGCAGCTTCAGGCATGGACATCCTGTTATCCTGCGACATGCTGATCCCCAGAATAAAAAACGTCCACTTCAGCGACTATGGCGGCCAGGCATCGCGAGGACACATTTTCCCCGGCTTCGGTTTATTGCCGCTGGGCATGTTCCTGTCCAGGCTCAGAGAATATAAGTATAAAGGCCCTATCACGCTGGAAGTGGACCCGCGTGACATGCCTTACGACAGCGAAGACCATATAACATTATACAACGAAATTATAGGCTTCATCAAGAGCTACTTTTGA
- a CDS encoding formylmethanofuran dehydrogenase subunit C, whose translation MEKVTLTPNGEKYLVLEAECITPDNFAGKTLEEIADMQVWEGNTTHRLGKFFDISGTTAATAEEQAIVINGSVPRVKYIGSKMTAGAILCKGDVDMYCGAWMKGGSILVKGNADAFAGIQMEGGDLVIEGNAGNYLGAAYRGDWRGMKGGNILVKGNAGCDIGEYMIGGTITVHGNVTINAGIHAGRAVGAKEPGGKIIIHGNAESRVGAQMTRGTIYVLGKIGTMMPGFALKSTEEVELDGKKMPFKVYTGDRAEAGKGTLYVKA comes from the coding sequence ATGGAAAAAGTTACCTTAACGCCAAACGGGGAAAAGTACCTCGTGCTCGAAGCTGAATGTATCACCCCGGACAACTTCGCGGGCAAGACTCTGGAAGAGATCGCTGACATGCAGGTGTGGGAGGGTAACACCACCCACCGCCTCGGCAAGTTCTTCGACATCAGCGGCACCACTGCCGCTACAGCCGAAGAGCAGGCAATCGTCATCAACGGCAGCGTTCCCAGAGTCAAGTACATCGGCTCGAAGATGACCGCCGGCGCCATCCTTTGCAAGGGCGACGTAGACATGTACTGCGGCGCCTGGATGAAGGGCGGCAGCATCCTCGTCAAAGGCAACGCCGACGCCTTCGCAGGCATCCAGATGGAAGGCGGCGACCTCGTCATCGAGGGCAACGCCGGCAACTACCTGGGCGCAGCATACCGTGGCGACTGGAGAGGCATGAAAGGCGGCAACATCCTGGTCAAAGGCAACGCAGGCTGCGACATAGGCGAATACATGATCGGCGGCACTATAACGGTGCACGGCAACGTCACCATCAACGCCGGCATCCACGCCGGCAGAGCTGTCGGCGCAAAAGAGCCCGGCGGAAAGATCATCATCCACGGCAACGCCGAAAGCAGAGTCGGCGCCCAGATGACCCGCGGCACCATCTACGTCCTCGGCAAGATCGGCACCATGATGCCAGGCTTCGCCCTCAAATCAACGGAAGAAGTAGAACTCGACGGCAAGAAGATGCCGTTCAAGGTATACACCGGTGACCGCGCAGAGGCCGGAAAAGGCACTCTGTACGTGAAGGCCTGA
- the fwdA gene encoding tungsten-dependent formylmethanofuran dehydrogenase subunit FwdA, with translation MSAKPLKVQNEVLIKNGYVYDPLNGVKGDVKDIAIQNGKIVEPSKLSTKAKVIDAKGKVVMPGGVDIHTHVAGPKVNVGRMYRPEDKLHDTMEHRTDLLRAGGGFSVPSTFVTAYRYAKLGYTFVNEAAMPPLLARHTHEEMHDTPILDQSAFTLLGNNWLVMEYIKKGQKENLDAYVAWILKATKGSAIKIVNPGGTEAWGWGKNCTDIDDPVPYFDVTPKDIITGLCETNERLGLPHSIHLHGNNLGHPGNYTTTLKTLALTENIRTNKKSGRNQNVHFTHAQFNSYGGTAWKDFVSKADEIANYVNNHDHLTIDVGFVTLDETTTMTADGPFEFTLHSTNHLKWANVDVELETGSGVVPFIYDSRNHVFGIQWATGLELGLLVKDPMKCFLTTDHPNAGPFTRYPVVASWLMSKKARDAKLATLHKWVAERTQIKDIDRELSLYELAQMTRAGPAKALGMSRNKGHLGIGADGDVSIYDLDPKTTDIGQQPEVLVKALEGAAYTIKGGDIVVKDGEVVSVDAPKYTIWSDADGFNNKEVMNDIVEKFLKYYSVTLNNYPVQDVYAPHQQVIKAGPLAGGN, from the coding sequence ATGTCTGCAAAGCCACTGAAAGTTCAAAATGAGGTACTCATCAAGAACGGGTATGTATACGACCCGTTAAATGGCGTCAAGGGCGATGTTAAGGACATCGCTATCCAGAACGGCAAGATCGTTGAGCCCTCCAAGCTGTCCACTAAGGCGAAGGTCATCGATGCTAAGGGCAAAGTAGTGATGCCCGGCGGTGTCGACATCCACACCCACGTAGCAGGCCCCAAGGTCAACGTGGGCCGTATGTACAGGCCCGAGGACAAGCTCCACGACACCATGGAGCACCGCACAGACTTGCTAAGGGCAGGCGGAGGCTTCTCCGTCCCGAGCACCTTCGTCACCGCGTACAGGTACGCCAAGCTCGGCTACACCTTCGTCAACGAGGCGGCCATGCCGCCCCTTCTGGCAAGGCACACCCACGAGGAAATGCACGACACCCCGATCCTGGACCAGTCAGCCTTCACACTGCTGGGCAACAACTGGCTCGTGATGGAATACATCAAAAAAGGCCAGAAGGAAAACCTGGACGCATACGTCGCGTGGATCCTTAAGGCAACTAAGGGCAGCGCCATTAAGATCGTCAACCCCGGCGGAACGGAAGCCTGGGGCTGGGGTAAGAACTGCACGGACATCGACGACCCCGTACCGTACTTCGACGTCACGCCGAAGGACATCATCACGGGCCTGTGCGAGACCAACGAAAGGCTTGGTCTGCCGCACTCGATTCACCTGCACGGCAACAACCTCGGACACCCTGGCAACTACACCACCACGCTCAAGACCCTGGCCCTGACCGAGAACATCAGGACCAACAAGAAGTCGGGCAGAAACCAGAACGTCCACTTCACCCACGCCCAGTTCAACTCCTACGGCGGAACTGCGTGGAAGGACTTCGTATCCAAGGCTGACGAGATCGCCAATTACGTGAATAACCACGACCACCTGACCATCGACGTAGGCTTCGTTACCTTAGACGAGACCACGACGATGACAGCAGACGGCCCGTTCGAGTTCACCCTGCACTCTACCAACCACCTGAAGTGGGCAAACGTAGATGTAGAGCTGGAAACCGGCTCCGGCGTAGTGCCGTTTATCTACGACTCCAGGAACCACGTCTTCGGTATCCAGTGGGCAACCGGTTTAGAGCTCGGTCTGCTTGTCAAGGATCCGATGAAGTGCTTCCTGACTACTGACCACCCGAACGCAGGTCCGTTCACCAGGTACCCGGTCGTCGCAAGCTGGCTCATGAGCAAGAAGGCCAGGGACGCCAAGCTCGCAACTCTCCACAAGTGGGTTGCAGAGAGAACTCAGATCAAGGACATCGACAGGGAACTGAGCCTCTACGAGCTCGCCCAGATGACCAGGGCAGGCCCCGCAAAGGCGCTCGGCATGTCCAGGAACAAGGGCCACCTCGGCATAGGCGCAGACGGCGACGTCTCCATCTACGATCTGGACCCGAAGACCACCGACATCGGCCAGCAGCCGGAAGTACTCGTCAAGGCTCTCGAAGGAGCGGCTTACACCATCAAGGGCGGCGATATCGTCGTCAAGGATGGCGAAGTCGTGTCTGTAGACGCTCCGAAGTACACTATCTGGTCCGATGCAGACGGCTTTAACAACAAGGAAGTCATGAACGATATCGTGGAAAAGTTCCTGAAGTACTACTCGGTCACCCTGAACAACTACCCGGTGCAGGACGTCTATGCCCCGCATCAGCAGGTAATTAAGGCAGGGCCGCTGGCAGGAGGCAACTAA
- a CDS encoding formylmethanofuran dehydrogenase subunit B, protein MMESKTQATTEMKNLKVVTDVVCPFCGTLCDDIKVIMDGNRIVDTLNACVIGNEKFKSAQAGHRILAPMEREDNSAEFAPVSYDYAIERAAQILANARRPLMYGWSSTSCEAQAVGNELAEVCGAVTDNTASVCHGPSVMAIQTVGAPCCTLGEVKNRADLIIYWGCNPVHAHPRHMSRYTTYPRGFFTERGFKDRTMVVVDPRPTDTAKQADIHVQVEQGKDYELLDALRTVIRGEDIPDVVGGVKKEDIKALGDLCKSRKFGVLFFGMGVTQSIGKHRNIDIAISFVADMNKYTKFTLVAMRGHYNVTGSGQVMSWQSGFPFSMDFSRGYPRYNPGETAANDILQRQECDAALVIASDPGAHFPVSSMKYYAQIPTICIDPHETPTTGISKIVIPSTIVGVEEEGNAYRMDNVPIRCRKVCDAPEGILSDKEILERILARVKEIKAEKKGQ, encoded by the coding sequence ATGATGGAATCTAAGACTCAGGCTACTACTGAGATGAAGAACCTCAAGGTAGTCACGGATGTTGTTTGCCCCTTCTGCGGCACGTTGTGCGACGATATCAAGGTGATTATGGACGGCAACCGGATCGTCGACACGCTTAACGCATGTGTGATTGGCAATGAGAAGTTCAAGTCTGCTCAGGCAGGCCACAGGATCCTCGCCCCCATGGAGAGGGAGGATAACTCCGCAGAGTTCGCCCCCGTATCCTACGATTACGCAATCGAGAGGGCAGCCCAGATCCTGGCAAACGCCCGCAGACCGTTAATGTACGGCTGGTCCTCTACCTCGTGTGAGGCGCAGGCAGTCGGCAACGAACTTGCAGAAGTATGCGGCGCAGTCACCGACAACACCGCGTCCGTCTGCCACGGCCCCTCCGTGATGGCCATCCAGACTGTAGGCGCTCCGTGCTGCACTCTCGGTGAAGTCAAGAACAGAGCAGACCTCATCATCTACTGGGGCTGCAACCCCGTACACGCCCACCCGAGGCACATGAGCAGGTACACGACCTATCCGAGAGGCTTCTTCACAGAGAGAGGCTTCAAGGACAGGACTATGGTCGTCGTAGATCCGAGGCCGACTGACACCGCGAAGCAGGCGGACATTCACGTCCAGGTCGAACAGGGCAAGGACTACGAGCTTCTAGACGCCCTCAGGACTGTCATCCGTGGCGAGGACATCCCCGACGTGGTAGGCGGCGTCAAGAAAGAGGACATCAAGGCACTGGGAGATCTGTGCAAGTCCAGGAAGTTCGGCGTCTTGTTCTTCGGAATGGGTGTTACCCAGTCCATCGGCAAGCACAGGAACATCGACATTGCGATTTCTTTCGTGGCCGACATGAATAAGTACACTAAGTTCACCCTCGTCGCTATGAGAGGCCACTACAACGTGACCGGCAGCGGCCAGGTCATGAGCTGGCAGAGCGGCTTCCCGTTCAGCATGGACTTCTCCAGAGGCTACCCCAGGTACAACCCGGGCGAGACCGCGGCGAATGACATATTGCAGAGGCAGGAATGTGACGCAGCCTTAGTGATCGCATCCGATCCTGGCGCACACTTCCCGGTATCGTCCATGAAGTATTACGCCCAGATCCCGACCATCTGCATCGACCCGCACGAGACCCCGACGACCGGCATCAGCAAGATCGTCATACCGTCGACTATCGTAGGTGTCGAGGAAGAAGGCAACGCTTACCGTATGGACAACGTGCCCATCCGCTGCAGAAAGGTCTGTGACGCTCCGGAAGGCATCCTCTCCGACAAGGAAATCCTGGAGAGAATCCTGGCGAGAGTGAAGGAGATCAAGGCAGAGAAGAAAGGACAGTGA
- a CDS encoding molybdopterin dinucleotide binding domain-containing protein — MTNSIEVNLISGRTVWQGVAIEGHKHDDGYIKACGICELDVADMKKLHVFPGQTVKVTSAYGTVIVRAVKATQGPHPGLAFIPMGPWANQVISTEMYSTGMPSFKGVKVTIEPAPGETVENGIKLLQKTTLNLKQEA, encoded by the coding sequence ATGACTAACTCGATAGAAGTAAATCTTATATCAGGCCGGACCGTCTGGCAGGGTGTGGCAATCGAAGGCCACAAGCATGACGACGGTTACATTAAGGCCTGTGGAATATGTGAGCTTGATGTCGCTGACATGAAGAAGCTTCACGTGTTCCCGGGCCAGACCGTAAAGGTAACATCCGCTTACGGTACTGTAATCGTCAGGGCGGTCAAGGCAACCCAGGGCCCGCACCCTGGGCTGGCCTTTATTCCCATGGGGCCGTGGGCTAACCAGGTCATCAGTACAGAAATGTACTCGACCGGGATGCCCAGCTTCAAGGGAGTCAAGGTCACGATCGAGCCAGCGCCCGGCGAGACAGTCGAGAACGGCATAAAGCTGCTCCAGAAGACCACCTTAAACCTCAAGCAGGAGGCCTAA
- a CDS encoding hydrogenase iron-sulfur subunit, whose product MADEFEPKILGILCNWCTYAGADLAGVSRAQYPPNVRVVRIMCTGRVDPAFIMEAFSLGADAVLVSGCHIGDCHYIAGNYKARRRVALTRKVLEEMGLDGKRLKMTFVSASEGALWAEVVKNMVADIKKLGPSPVQKKVAAAAHGAAAADDDLAELSKISAGKKVEAAPLQKQ is encoded by the coding sequence ATGGCTGACGAATTTGAACCAAAAATCCTCGGTATCCTGTGCAACTGGTGTACCTACGCAGGCGCTGACCTCGCAGGTGTATCCAGAGCCCAGTATCCCCCCAACGTCCGTGTAGTACGTATCATGTGTACCGGACGTGTCGACCCGGCTTTCATCATGGAGGCATTCTCCCTGGGCGCGGACGCGGTTCTCGTGTCCGGCTGCCACATCGGCGACTGCCACTACATAGCTGGTAACTACAAGGCGAGGCGCCGTGTAGCCCTCACCAGGAAGGTCCTGGAAGAGATGGGCCTGGACGGCAAGAGGCTCAAGATGACCTTCGTCTCGGCATCCGAAGGTGCCCTGTGGGCAGAGGTCGTCAAGAACATGGTCGCCGACATCAAGAAGCTCGGCCCCAGCCCTGTCCAGAAGAAGGTCGCCGCCGCAGCCCACGGTGCTGCAGCAGCAGACGATGACCTCGCTGAACTCTCGAAGATAAGCGCTGGCAAGAAAGTCGAAGCAGCCCCGTTACAGAAACAGTAA
- a CDS encoding CoB--CoM heterodisulfide reductase iron-sulfur subunit A family protein: protein MANGKENRVGVFICHCGTNIAGTVNVKAIAEYAKTLPGVVIADDYPYMCSTPGQEKIKTAVKEHQLDAIVVAACTPRLHEPTFRKATELAGLNPFVFEMANIREQSSWIHMKEPERATEKAKDIVRMAIAKARLLEPLEQKSVPCEKTAMVIGAGVGGIEAAMKLADSGIVTYVVEKEPTIGGYMSKLDKTFPTLDCSQCILSPKMAEVGRHPNIRLLTYAEVANVDGYIGNFNVTVKKKARGVIEDACNGCGDCATVCPVSRPNEFDIGLGPRKAIYICHPQVVPLKYTVDFDSCVKCELCVKKCGDKKAINLDMKDEFVEIKVGSIIVATGFDLYEIEKKEEWGYGVYDNVITGIHFERLINAAGPTGGKLIRPSDGQKPHNVGFVLCAGSRDKDAQQYCSRVCCMYSLKHAHQIMEKMPGVTPYLFYMDIRSFGKAYEEFYYRISDEGAKFIRGRVAKIQELPNKNLLVQAEDTLLGTPINIELEMVVLASAIVPKKSTEELRNKLIISRSSDQFLLEAHPKLNPFSTSTDGIFLAGCCQGPKDIPDTVAQAAGAAAAAAVPINQGKVMLEPIAGKVDDALCSGCGVCVGLCPYKAITMVDIEDGKRKANLNDAMCKGCGTCGGACPAKAIRMQHFTNPQIRAQIAALFTPAGGV, encoded by the coding sequence ATGGCAAACGGTAAAGAAAACAGAGTAGGAGTCTTCATCTGTCACTGCGGTACCAACATCGCCGGCACCGTCAACGTGAAGGCTATCGCCGAATACGCGAAGACCCTTCCGGGCGTTGTCATCGCTGACGATTACCCGTACATGTGCTCGACCCCCGGTCAGGAAAAGATCAAGACTGCAGTCAAGGAGCACCAGCTCGACGCAATCGTCGTTGCAGCATGCACCCCGCGTCTGCACGAGCCGACCTTCAGGAAGGCAACCGAGCTGGCAGGCTTAAACCCGTTCGTCTTTGAGATGGCGAACATCCGTGAGCAGTCCTCGTGGATCCACATGAAAGAGCCCGAGAGAGCAACCGAGAAGGCCAAGGACATCGTCCGCATGGCTATCGCTAAGGCAAGGCTCCTCGAGCCGCTCGAGCAGAAGTCCGTACCCTGCGAAAAGACCGCAATGGTCATCGGCGCAGGCGTCGGCGGTATCGAAGCAGCCATGAAGCTCGCAGACTCGGGCATCGTCACCTACGTAGTTGAGAAGGAGCCGACCATCGGCGGCTACATGTCCAAGCTGGACAAGACCTTCCCGACCCTCGACTGCTCCCAGTGTATCCTGTCCCCGAAGATGGCAGAAGTCGGCAGGCACCCCAACATCAGGCTGCTGACCTACGCCGAGGTCGCCAACGTAGACGGTTACATCGGCAACTTCAACGTCACCGTCAAGAAGAAGGCAAGAGGCGTCATCGAGGATGCCTGCAACGGCTGCGGCGACTGCGCAACTGTCTGCCCGGTAAGCAGGCCTAACGAGTTCGATATCGGCCTCGGCCCGAGGAAGGCAATCTACATCTGCCACCCGCAGGTAGTGCCCCTCAAGTACACCGTCGACTTCGATTCTTGCGTCAAGTGCGAGCTGTGCGTGAAGAAGTGCGGCGACAAGAAGGCAATCAACCTCGACATGAAGGATGAGTTCGTCGAGATCAAGGTCGGCTCCATCATCGTGGCAACCGGCTTCGATCTCTATGAGATTGAGAAGAAAGAGGAGTGGGGCTACGGCGTCTACGACAACGTCATCACCGGCATCCACTTCGAGAGACTCATCAACGCTGCAGGCCCGACTGGCGGCAAGCTGATCAGGCCCAGCGACGGCCAGAAGCCCCACAACGTAGGCTTCGTGCTCTGCGCCGGATCGAGAGACAAGGACGCCCAGCAGTACTGCTCCAGAGTTTGCTGTATGTACTCGCTCAAGCACGCCCACCAGATCATGGAAAAGATGCCCGGTGTGACGCCTTACCTGTTCTACATGGACATCAGGTCCTTCGGTAAGGCATACGAAGAGTTCTACTACAGAATCTCTGACGAGGGCGCCAAGTTCATCAGGGGCAGGGTCGCCAAGATCCAGGAGCTCCCGAACAAGAACCTGCTGGTCCAGGCAGAAGACACTCTGCTCGGCACCCCGATCAACATAGAGCTCGAAATGGTAGTCCTCGCCTCCGCCATCGTACCCAAGAAGTCGACCGAGGAGCTCAGGAACAAGCTCATCATCTCGAGGAGCTCAGACCAGTTCCTGCTCGAGGCTCACCCCAAGCTGAACCCGTTCTCGACCTCGACCGACGGTATCTTCCTCGCAGGCTGCTGCCAGGGACCGAAAGACATCCCCGACACAGTAGCCCAGGCAGCTGGTGCAGCTGCAGCAGCGGCAGTACCCATCAACCAGGGTAAAGTCATGCTCGAGCCGATCGCAGGCAAAGTCGACGATGCACTCTGCTCCGGCTGCGGCGTATGCGTAGGACTCTGCCCGTACAAGGCTATCACCATGGTCGATATCGAAGATGGCAAGAGGAAGGCTAACCTGAACGACGCTATGTGTAAGGGCTGCGGCACCTGCGGTGGCGCCTGCCCGGCAAAGGCAATCAGGATGCAGCACTTCACCAACCCCCAGATCAGAGCGCAGATAGCTGCATTATTCACTCCTGCAGGCGGTGTCTAA